One region of Zingiber officinale cultivar Zhangliang chromosome 7B, Zo_v1.1, whole genome shotgun sequence genomic DNA includes:
- the LOC122003945 gene encoding uncharacterized protein LOC122003945: MAGASSLLSATRALQYSDHLTSCSSSSSSAAAALSSSCPLQFPWSGGAKPCRVQLRKRMAVSLATTVGLPDTKQKPLLREGVVKVAGTLLRLLNPPKLNPKQWRTRAEMLVEKGVTGCRSFTLIAVAGSIIGSILCFVEGCFFVLEAFYQYFQTVSSSTNQGRITQSLVESIDMFLVGTALLSFGISLYVMFVSSDDMKQKKRRQIAESTFGPFNLKKLAKSMGMQSISDAKSRLGHSILLILQAGMVEKLKEVELVSGMDLACFAGAVFVSSACVFVLSKLSIPRGTNAFST, translated from the exons atggcaGGAGCAAGTAGTCTACTGAGTGCCACTAGAGCTCTTCAGTACTCAGATCATCttacttcttgttcttcttcttcttcctcagccGCTGCTGCCTTATCTTCTTCTTGCCCTCTCCAATTTCCATGGAGTGGAGGGGCAAAGCCATGCAGAGTCCAGTTGAGGAAGAGAATGGCAGTCTCTTTGGCCACCACCGTCGGCTTGCCGGACACCAAGCAGAAGCCTCTCCTGCGAGAAGGCGTCGTGAAGGTGGCCGGCACTCTCCTCCGACTCCTCAACCCTccgaaattgaacccaaaacaatGGAGAACTCGCGCGGAGATGCTCGTCGAAAAG GGCGTCACCGGTTGCAGATCCTTCACTCTGATCGCAGTTGCAGGATCGATCATCGGTTCGATCTTGTGTTTCGTCGAG GGTTGCTTCTTTGTTCTTGAAGCTTTTTACCAATATTTCCAAACAGTTTCTTCAAGCACAAATCAAGGAAGGATCACCCAATCGCTTGTCGAATCGATAG ACATGTTCCTGGTAGGAACTGCTCTTCTCTCTTTCGGAATCAGCCTCTACGTCATGTTCGTGAGCTCAGACGACATGAAGCAGAAGAAAAGAAGGCAGATTGCTGAATCTACGTTTGGGCCCTTCAATCTCAAG AAGCTGGCCAAAAGCATGGGAATGCAGTCGATATCGGACGCGAAGTCGAGGCTCGGCCACTCGATCCTGCTGATTCTGCAGGCAGGAATGGTGGAAAAGTTGAAGGAGGTGGAGTTGGTGAGTGGAATGGACTTGGCTTGCTTTGCAGGAGCTGTCTTCGTCTCCTCTGCTTGTGTTTTCGTACTCTCCAAACTCTCAATTCCAAGGGGAACTAACGCGTTCAGTACTTGA
- the LOC122004570 gene encoding pathogenesis-related thaumatin-like protein 3.5 produces the protein MESLFFFVAAVVLFWGPAPAIAATAFTFHNKCRYTVWPATLSGNTATRLGGGGFELRPNATASFSAPPSWSGRFWARTGCSFDPTGTAPGHCDTGDCGGALLCSVGGAPPVTLAEFTLAGPSTGDKDFYDVSLVDGYNVGIGVRPASGGQRGDNRCQYTGCVADVNKRCPTELRVAGAAGHTVACRSACEAFGASEYCCTGAHGSPASCGPSRYSQVFKSACPAAYSYAYDDATSTFTCASGTQGYRITFCPTAGDRI, from the exons ATGGAGAGCCTTTTCTTCTTCGTCGCCGCCG TTGTTTTATTCTGGGGTCCGGCGCCAGCGATCGCTGCCACTGCCTTCACATTCCACAACAAGTGCCGGTATACCGTCTGGCCCGCCACATTGTCAGGTAACACCGCAACTCGCCTTGGAGGCGGCGGCTTCGAGCTCCGCCCCAATGCCACCGCTTCCTTCTCCGCCCCGCCGAGCTGGTCTGGCCGCTTCTGGGCTCGCACCGGCTGCTCCTTCGACCCCACTGGAACTGCCCCAGGCCACTGCGACACAGGAGACTGCGGCGGCGCTCTCCTCTGCTCCGTCGGCGGTGCGCCGCCTGTCACCCTGGCGGAGTTCACCCTCGCCGGACCGTCTACCGGCGACAAGGACTTCTACGACGTGAGCCTCGTCGACGGCTACAACGTTGGCATCGGGGTGCGCCCCGCATCCGGAGGACAAAGGGGTGACAACAGGTGCCAGTACACGGGATGCGTGGCAGACGTGAACAAGCGGTGCCCGACGGAGCTGCGGGTGGCGGGGGCGGCGGGCCACACGGTGGCGTGCCGGAGCGCGTGCGAGGCCTTCGGGGCTTCGGAGTACTGCTGCACGGGAGCCCACGGATCACCAGCGTCATGCGGGCCCAGCCGCTACTCTCAGGTCTTCAAATCAGCATGCCCGGCGGCGTACAGCTACGCATACGACGACGCCACAAGCACCTTCACCTGCGCCTCCGGCACGCAGGGGTACCGCATCACCTTCTGCCCCACCGCCGGCGACAGGATTTAG
- the LOC122006395 gene encoding GTP-binding protein At2g22870-like has protein sequence MQAYEQTRWSYTSPLRNRRSTADMLLRHRLLLLNLHRPLASPPALAAVSFWPLSLSAHLTPSTDSPSPSGSTVKGSSVPDVAAPGLLRSELFVPPGVERKDATAEMLLPGSNIVVGPYAGDAEVKKIEFVKSSARAGDCPKDGRPEFAILGRSNVGKSSLINKLARKREFALTSKKPGKTRLINHFLVNNSWYIVDLPGYGFANASQSSRTDWSRFTKGYFLNRETLVGVLLLIDASIPPQQVDFDCANWLGRNNIGLTFVFTKCDKIKGKQPNDKIKHFQDLFSEYYRKSPPPWIMTSSVTGLGRDELLCHMSQLRNYWDNEDESV, from the exons ATGCAGGCATATGAGCAAACACGTTGGTCGTACACTTCGCCGCTCCGAAATCGTCGATCCACAGCCGATATGCTTCTCCGccaccgcctcctcctcctcaacCTCCACAGGCCCCTCGCCTCTCCTCCTGCTCTGGCCGCCGTATCCTTCTGGCCCTTATCCCTCTCCGCGCATCTGACGCCTAGCACAGACTCCCCTAGCCCTTCCGGGTCTACCGTCAAGGGCTCCTCCGTTCCGGATGTCGCTGCCCCAGGTCTGTTGCGGAGCGAACTCTTCGTGCCGCCGGGGGTGGAGCGGAAGGACGCGACTGCCGAGATGCTGCTTCCGGGTTCTAACATCGTCGTGGGGCCCTACGCTGGCGACGCGGAGGTGAAGAAGATTGAGTTCGTGAAGAGCAGTGCGAGGGCGGGCGATTGCCCTAAGGATGGTCGCCCGGAGTTCGCCATCCTCGGAAGGTCCAACGTCGGCAAGTCCTCCCTCATAAATAAGCTCGCCCGCAAGAGGGAGTTCGCCCTCACTTCCAAGAAGCCAG GGAAAACACGACTTATAAATCACTTTTTGGTTAACAACAGCTGGTACATTGTGGATTTGCCAGGCTATGG GTTTGCAAATGCATCTCAATCTTCTCGAACCGACTGGTCGAGATTTACCAAGGGGTACTTTTTGAACCGGGAGACCTTGGTTGGTGTCTTGCTCCTCATTGATGCCAGTATTCCACCCCAGCAAGTAGATTTCGACTGTGCTAACTGGCTCGGACGTAACAAT ATCGGCTTGACTTTTGTGTTCACCAAGTGCGAcaaaatcaaaggaaagcaaCCCAATGACAAGATCAAGCATTTTCAGGATCTTTTCAGTGAGTACTACAGGAAATCGCCGCCTCCATGGATCATGACAAGCAGTGTTACTGGCTTAGGTCGAGACGAGCTCCTCTGCCATATGTCTCAGCTGAGGAATTACTGGGACAATGAAGATGAGTCAGTTTGA
- the LOC122006396 gene encoding growth-regulating factor 6-like: MELRGAVRMVDGSAVVGGSGSSEGGSLLSCCLTTSSSTTEARCKPKGQGLLGCAFQRTAELDGCDCRSLKMARTEATVPPFDSVLSDGEQMLSFSATSKEDSFALACDGALPSYHPSPPSSSPKSYLWNAGLYSGCHDVNANGVLARVKGPFTPSQWLELEHQALVYKYIVAKVPIPPNLLAPIQRSLVSSGISRFSAGSFGSSAFGWGSFYLGCSGNVDPEPGRCRRTDGKKWRCSRDAVADQKYCERHINRGRRRSRKHVEGQSDHAAKAMPVASPSQSASPVSGSRPPSNIRASQSQTKTVKSAAGDPRPAPFDTMSLSKENTNDQVQDAANSEAMTSKSVSRKQSASSLSDINFLPTLKLDDMQSQSNPLRHFIDDWPKTQSDGSTITWPEIEDMRSERAQLSMSKPLASSEFSSFTAPNRESDTDLPLSLSLEADQRRASWIPISWEISMGDPLGEALKNTNNATKVQSKTCSTSTSLYLLPDCWDSIPRVGSLTSSTVSSPRTENKANESTGSLCNDLLGPTIVGHPTMH, translated from the exons ATGGAGCTTCGAGGTGCGGTGCGCATGGTGGATGGGTCAGCAGTAGTTGGTGGTTCTGGTTCATCAGAAGGTGGCAGCCTTCTATCCTGCTGTCTGACCACCTCCAGTAGTACGACCGAGGCCCGCTGCAAGCCAAAGGGGCAGGGGCTCCTCGGTTGTGCCTTTCAGAGGACTGCTGAGCTTGATGGCTGTGATTGCAGATCGCTCAAGATGGCCCGGACAGAGGCAACGGTGCCTCCCTTCGACTCGGTCCTCTCCGATGGGGAGCAAATGCTGAGCTTCTCTGCAACTTCCAAGGAAGATAGCTTTGCGTTAGCCTGTGATGGAGCTCTCCCTTCTTATCACCCTTCTCCTCCATCATCTTCCCCAAAATCTTATCTTTGGAACGCAG GGTTGTATTCCGGCTGCCACGATGTGAATGCCAATGGTGTTTTGGCAAGGGTGAAGGGGCCATTCACACCATCTCAGTGGCTGGAGCTAGAGCACCAGGCCTTGGTTTACAAGTATATTGTTGCAAAAGTACCAATACCACCTAATCTTCTCGCCCCCATCCAGAGAAGCCTGGTCTCTTCAGGGATCTCTCGCTTCTCAGCTGGATCTTTTGGTTCGAGTGCTT TTGGTTGGGGATCGTTCTACTTGGGATGCTCTGGGAATGTTGATCCGGAGCCGGGTAGATGCCGTCGAACTGATGGGAAAAAATGGCGGTGCTCGAGGGATGCAGTCGCTGACCAGAAGTACTGTGAGCGTCACATAAACCGGGGCCGCCGCCGTTCAAGAAAGCATGTGGAAGGCCAGTCTGACCATGCCGCGAAAGCGATGCCTGTTGCATCCCCGTCACAGTCAGCCTCACCAGTTTCCGGCAGTCGACCGCCTAGTAATATCAGAGCTTCACAATCACAGACTAAAACTGTCAAGTCCGCCGCCGGCGATCCTCGGCCGGCGCCGTTCGACAC GATGTCGCTGAGCAAGGAAAACACAAATGACCAAGTGCAAGATGCTGCGAACTCGGAAGCCATGACATCGAAGTCCGTTTCAAGAAAACAGAGTGCGAGTTCTTTATCCGATATCAATTTTTTACCCACACTGAAGCTGGATGACATGCAATCCCAATCCAATCCTCTTCGTCACTTCATCGACGACTGGCCCAAAACCCAATCCGATGGCTCAACCATTACCTGGCCCGAGATTGAAGACATGCGATCTGAAAGAGCTCAACTTTCCATGTCGAAACCCCTGGCTTCCTCTGAATTCTCATCCTTCACTGCTCCAAACCGAGAAAGTGATACAGACTTACCCCTTAGTCTGTCTCTTGAAGCAGACCAAAGACGAGCGAGTTGGATTCCCATCTCCTGGGAGATCTCCATGGGTGATCCTCTTGGCGAGGCCCTTAAAAACACTAATAACGCGACCAAGGTTCAGAGCAAGACCTGCTCAACATCAACATCACTCTACCTCCTGCCCGACTGCTGGGACTCAATACCGCGGGTGGGCTCTCTTACAAGCAGCACAGTGAGTAGCCCGAGGACAGAGAACAAGGCCAACGAGAGCACTGGAAGCTTGTGCAACGATCTCCTTGGCCCAACCATTGTAGGTCATCCAACCATGCATTAG